The Impatiens glandulifera chromosome 8, dImpGla2.1, whole genome shotgun sequence genome includes a window with the following:
- the LOC124912973 gene encoding metalloendoproteinase 5-MMP-like, whose translation MEKAIKKFQQFFRLNVSGILDEKTLSLMVKPRCGFPDLVNECLIKHRGVKLVRDPYKSGLNYNMYGKPRWSKLRLSWTVAPGTRSDAINPITYALYSWQKVTKFNFIRSAAYRNTDIQISFTSYPSEDYEPFLQISEMIAYSYLPPKGKLHFRADIPWWNGAGRQAPWERDIETVAVHEMGHILGLMHSSDPSAVMWPYVKRGVTKRNLQHDDINAINALYNNFRY comes from the coding sequence ATGGAGAAAgcaattaaaaaatttcaacagTTTTTTCGTCTCAATGTTTCGGGGATTTTAGACGAGAAAACTTTGTCACTGATGGTTAAACCCCGGTGCGGCTTCCCTGATTTGGTTAATGAATGTCTCATCAAACACCGCGGGGTGAAGTTAGTTCGGGACCCTTATAAAAGTGGTTTGAACTACAATATGTATGGAAAACCTAGGTGGTCGAAACTCCGACTATCCTGGACTGTAGCACCCGGTACGCGATCAGACGCTATTAATCCAATTACTTATGCGCTTTACAGTTGGCAAAAGGTCACCAAGTTCAATTTTATAAGAAGTGCTGCTTACAGAAATACAGATATTCAAATAAGTTTCACTAGTTACCCTAGTGAGGATTATGAGCCATTTCTACAGATATCAGAAATGATCGCATACTCATATCTTCCCCCTAAAGGAAAGCTCCATTTCAGGGCAGACATTCCTTGGTGGAACGGAGCAGGGCGCCAAGCGCCTTGGGAAAGGGACATTGAAACAGTTGCGGTGCATGAGATGGGACACATACTTGGTCTTATGCATAGTAGTGATCCTTCTGCCGTAATGTGGCCATATGTAAAACGAGGGGTTACCAAAAGGAATTTACAGCATGATGACATCAACGCAATTAACGCATTGTACAACAACTTTCGTTACTAA
- the LOC124912968 gene encoding metalloendoproteinase 5-MMP-like, with protein MSDKVKKLDQVKNYLSKYGYFGPSKDGCFQTSSFTSNDSNILDHAMEKAIKKFQQFFHLNVSGILDEETLSLMVKPRCGFPDLVNEGLIKHGVKLVRDPYKSGLYYMDEIRRWSKLRLSWSVAPRTRSDAINPITNAFNSWQKVTKFNFIKISHRKYPDIQISFTSHHSEDYNRFRQNSETVAYAHLPPGGKLHFRADARWTNGAKAEKMDIETIALHELGHVLGLRHSSDPSAVMWPYAKRGVTKRILQHDDIYAINALYNNFRY; from the coding sequence ATGAGTGACAAAGTTAAGAAGCTTGATCAAGTGAAAAATTATCTTTCAAAATATGGTTATTTTGGTCCCTCCAAGGATGGTTGTTTCCAAACGAGTAGTTTCACATCAAACGACTCTAATATTTTGGATCACGCCATGGAGAAAgcaattaaaaaatttcaacagTTTTTTCATCTCAATGTTTCGGGGATTTTAGACGAAGAAACTTTGTCACTAATGGTTAAACCTCGGTGCGGCTTCCCTGATTTGGTTAATGAAGGTCTCATCAAACACGGGGTGAAGTTAGTTCGGGACCCTTATAAAAGTGGTTTGTATTACATGGATGAAATACGTAGGTGGTCGAAACTCCGACTATCCTGGTCTGTAGCACCCCGAACGCGATCAGACGCTATTAATCCAATTACTAATGCATTTAACAGTTGGCAAAAGGTCACGaagttcaattttataaaaatttctcATAGAAAATATCCAGATATTCAAATAAGTTTCACTAGTCACCATAGTGAGGATTATAACCGATTTCGACAGAACTCAGAAACAGTGGCTTACGCACACCTTCCCCCTGGAGGAAAGCTCCATTTCAGGGCAGACGCTCGTTGGACGAACGGAGCAAAGGCTGAGAAAATGGACATTGAAACAATTGCGCTGCATGAGCTAGGACACGTACTTGGTCTTAGGCATAGTAGTGATCCTTCTGCCGTAATGTGGCCATATGCAAAACGAGGGGTTACCAAAAGAATTTTACAGCATGATGACATCTACGCAATTAACGCATTGTACAACAACTTTCGTTACTAG
- the LOC124912971 gene encoding metalloendoproteinase 5-MMP-like, protein MEKAIKKFQQFFRLNVSGILDEKTLSLMVKPRCGFPDLVNECLVKHGVKLVRDPYKSGLNYNMYGQPRWSKLRLSWTVAPGTRSDAINPITYALYSWKKVTKFNFIRSDAYRNADIQLSFTSYPSEDYYPFLQDSTMMAYAYHPPVGKLHFRADLPWSNGARRLLPWERDIETVAVHELGHILGLMHSSDPSAVMWPYAKRGVTKRILQRDDIYAINALYNNFRY, encoded by the coding sequence ATGGAGAAAgcaattaaaaaatttcaacagTTTTTTCGTCTCAATGTTTCGGGGATTTTAGACGAGAAAACTTTGTCACTAATGGTTAAACCCCGGTGCGGCTTCCCTGATTTGGTTAATGAATGTCTCGTCAAACACGGGGTGAAGTTAGTTCGGGACCCTTATAAAAGTGGTTTGAACTACAATATGTATGGACAACCTAGGTGGTCGAAACTCCGACTATCCTGGACTGTAGCACCCGGAACGCGATCAGACGCTATTAATCCAATTACTTATGCGCTTTACAGTTGGAAAAAGGTCACGAAGTTCAATTTTATAAGAAGTGATGCTTATAGAAATGCAGATATTCAACTAAGTTTCACTAGTTACCCTAGTGAGGATTATTACCCATTTCTACAGGACTCAACAATGATGGCTTACGCATATCATCCCCCTGTAGGAAAGCTCCATTTCAGGGCAGACCTTCCTTGGTCGAACGGAGCAAGGCGTTTGTTGCCTTGGGAAAGGGACATTGAAACAGTTGCGGTGCATGAGCTAGGACACATACTTGGTCTTATGCATAGTAGTGATCCTTCTGCCGTAATGTGGCCATATGCAAAACGAGGGGTTACCAAAAGAATTTTACAGCGTGATGACATCTACGCAATTAACGCATTGTACAACAACTTTCGTTACTAA